In one Zobellia galactanivorans genomic region, the following are encoded:
- a CDS encoding cytochrome C oxidase subunit IV family protein, translated as MAHAHKLEIFRGLLKFKSNTQKIWGVLIFLSIVTAIEVALGIAKPRVLTHSHFLGMKLLNWVFIILTLVKAYYIAWDFMHLRDEKSSLRRAIVWTPIFLVAYLVFILLFEADYVYNVYKNGFIQWNF; from the coding sequence ATGGCACACGCACACAAACTAGAGATTTTCAGGGGGCTTCTAAAATTTAAGTCCAATACCCAAAAAATATGGGGCGTACTTATCTTTTTGTCTATCGTTACCGCTATAGAGGTAGCCTTGGGTATTGCTAAACCAAGGGTTTTGACCCATTCACACTTTTTGGGGATGAAATTGCTCAACTGGGTATTCATTATTCTAACCTTGGTGAAGGCTTACTACATTGCATGGGATTTCATGCACTTGAGAGATGAAAAGAGCTCTTTGAGAAGGGCTATTGTATGGACTCCGATTTTCCTTGTGGCCTATTTGGTCTTTATTCTTCTTTTTGAAGCCGACTACGTTTATAACGTGTATAAGAATGGATTCATTCAGTGGAATTTTTAA
- a CDS encoding SCO family protein, with amino-acid sequence MKKYTYVWVSLVILVFGIIFVPKIVDRISKGTIVENDRMNVKPKEAPLAYITLNDKKKQVPAFDFINQDSVRVSNADFKGKVFVVEFFFTSCPSICPVMTENLVVLQEEFKASENFGIASFSITPDYDTPQVLKAYAKKYGIHDKDWHLMTGDKEQVYDLANNGFNIFAAEMPDAPGGFEHSGLFALVDKEGYLRSRTDEFGNPIIYYRGAITEKKGVNEHGEKEQISALKEDIKRLLAE; translated from the coding sequence ATGAAAAAGTATACGTACGTTTGGGTGTCTTTGGTAATACTTGTGTTTGGAATCATCTTCGTTCCTAAGATCGTTGACCGAATTTCAAAAGGAACCATTGTGGAGAACGATCGTATGAACGTGAAGCCTAAGGAGGCGCCCCTGGCCTATATTACTTTGAACGATAAGAAGAAACAGGTTCCCGCCTTTGATTTTATCAATCAAGACAGTGTAAGGGTGTCTAATGCCGATTTCAAGGGAAAGGTATTCGTTGTCGAGTTTTTCTTTACAAGCTGCCCTTCCATATGTCCTGTGATGACCGAGAACCTTGTGGTCTTGCAAGAGGAGTTTAAGGCAAGCGAAAACTTTGGTATAGCCTCATTTTCGATTACCCCTGATTACGACACCCCACAGGTGCTAAAGGCCTATGCCAAAAAGTACGGCATACATGATAAAGATTGGCACTTGATGACGGGAGACAAAGAGCAGGTGTATGACCTGGCCAATAACGGGTTCAACATCTTTGCGGCAGAAATGCCCGATGCCCCAGGTGGCTTTGAGCATTCTGGACTGTTTGCATTGGTCGATAAGGAAGGTTACCTGCGTTCAAGAACCGACGAGTTCGGTAATCCTATTATATATTACAGGGGAGCTATAACCGAGAAAAAGGGAGTGAACGAACATGGGGAGAAAGAACAGATTTCAGCCCTAAAAGAAGATATTAAACGTTTATTGGCGGAATAG
- a CDS encoding DUF420 domain-containing protein, with amino-acid sequence MEQTVLQEKKFNKLITVVSVVVPVVVAILFGVKIPNVERLGFLPPIYASINGLTAVLLLIAVWAIKNGKRELHQNIMTSCIGLSVLFLLMYIAYHMTSESTSYGGEGAVRYLYFFILITHIVLSIAIIPLVLKTYAFAYLKKFEKHRKWAKLTFPIWLYVAITGVVVYLMISPYYPA; translated from the coding sequence ATGGAACAGACAGTACTACAGGAAAAAAAGTTCAATAAGCTGATTACCGTGGTTTCGGTGGTAGTGCCCGTTGTGGTGGCCATATTGTTCGGGGTTAAAATCCCCAATGTGGAACGTCTTGGGTTTCTTCCTCCTATATACGCCTCGATAAACGGACTTACCGCGGTTTTGTTGTTGATTGCGGTTTGGGCCATAAAAAATGGTAAGCGGGAACTGCATCAAAACATTATGACCTCTTGTATTGGTCTTTCCGTGTTGTTTTTGTTGATGTACATAGCCTATCACATGACGTCTGAATCTACCTCGTATGGAGGGGAAGGAGCGGTGCGATACCTGTATTTTTTTATATTGATAACCCATATCGTTCTTTCGATAGCTATCATACCCTTAGTGCTTAAAACCTATGCTTTTGCCTATTTGAAAAAGTTTGAAAAGCATAGAAAATGGGCGAAGCTTACTTTTCCTATATGGCTTTATGTAGCGATTACCGGTGTAGTGGTTTACCTAATGATTTCACCTTATTATCCGGCTTGA
- a CDS encoding ABC transporter permease: MFDIERWQEIFDTIRKNKLRTFLTGLSVASGIFILVILLGFGQGFRNGIAHEFEQDAATSVWVWPGTTTKKYKGLNPGRNIQLTNANYEFSARLLEDDIQFKSPRIFVRNVSVTYGNEALVYQVQGVSWQFQMIENENMSAGRFLNYQDERGMAKVAVIGKKIADDVFSDVDSPVGEFVKISGLPFKIVGVFNETEDREEERIYIPMTTAQQVFNGGDRLNNLAYTLPPADNFEEVVAHSIKFKNKLRTYLQEAHTVAPDDTNAIFVWSAMEEAKRYYSLTDNIALFFWFVGICTIIAGVVGVSNIMLIVVRERTKEIGIRKALGAKPWSIVGMILHESIFITAISGFAGLIFSMGLLEFLGPHIEVDYIVNPSVNFTVAISTVFVLVLAGAVAGFFPAWRAANIHTIDALRDE, encoded by the coding sequence ATGTTCGACATCGAGAGGTGGCAAGAAATCTTCGATACTATTCGTAAGAACAAGTTACGGACCTTTCTCACAGGCTTATCCGTAGCTTCCGGTATTTTCATATTGGTCATTCTATTGGGGTTTGGTCAAGGTTTCCGTAATGGTATAGCCCACGAGTTTGAGCAAGATGCGGCAACCAGTGTCTGGGTTTGGCCCGGTACCACCACAAAGAAATACAAAGGCTTGAATCCTGGAAGAAATATCCAGTTGACCAATGCCAATTACGAGTTTTCGGCTAGGCTACTCGAAGACGATATTCAATTTAAATCCCCCAGAATTTTTGTTCGCAACGTTTCCGTTACCTACGGAAATGAGGCCTTGGTGTATCAGGTGCAAGGCGTGTCGTGGCAATTTCAGATGATCGAGAACGAAAACATGTCGGCGGGCAGGTTTCTCAATTATCAAGACGAACGGGGCATGGCCAAAGTTGCTGTCATCGGTAAGAAAATTGCCGACGACGTTTTTTCCGATGTCGATAGTCCGGTAGGTGAGTTTGTCAAAATTTCGGGGCTGCCCTTTAAAATCGTTGGGGTTTTTAATGAAACGGAAGACCGGGAAGAAGAACGCATCTATATACCGATGACAACGGCCCAGCAAGTTTTTAATGGGGGCGACCGACTGAACAACCTGGCTTATACCTTGCCTCCGGCCGATAATTTTGAAGAGGTGGTGGCGCATTCCATCAAGTTTAAGAACAAGTTGCGGACCTATTTGCAGGAAGCGCATACCGTTGCACCCGATGATACCAATGCCATTTTTGTATGGAGCGCGATGGAAGAGGCTAAAAGATACTATAGCCTTACCGACAACATAGCCTTGTTTTTCTGGTTCGTAGGCATCTGTACCATTATTGCCGGGGTCGTGGGCGTGAGCAATATTATGTTGATCGTGGTGCGGGAGCGCACCAAGGAAATCGGTATACGAAAAGCACTGGGGGCCAAACCTTGGTCCATTGTTGGAATGATCTTACATGAGTCTATTTTTATTACGGCCATATCGGGCTTTGCGGGACTCATATTCAGTATGGGCCTTTTAGAATTTCTGGGCCCACATATCGAAGTGGATTATATCGTGAACCCATCGGTGAATTTTACCGTGGCCATTTCTACGGTATTTGTATTGGTATTGGCCGGAGCCGTAGCGGGATTTTTTCCGGCATGGCGGGCCGCAA